From Erwinia sp. HDF1-3R, one genomic window encodes:
- a CDS encoding TerC family protein, with amino-acid sequence MEFILDPSIWAGLLTLIVLEIVLGIDNLVFIAILADKLPPKQRDKARLIGLSLALVMRLGLLSLISWMVTLTRPLFSVGEFSFSGRDLILLVGGLFLLFKATMELHERLENRDHNGEGNKGYASFWAVVIQIVVLDAVFSLDAVITAVGMVNNLAIMMTAVVIAMGIMLLASKPLTRFVNAHPTVVVLCLSFLLMIGLSLVAEGFGFHIPKGYLYAAIGFSILIELFNQIARVNFMRHQARRPMRERTAEAIVRLMGGRRGPATGSSEQSEMNDRPRETFKDEERYMINGVLTLASRSVRSIMTPRGEISWVNAERPADEVRLQLLDTPHSLFPVCRGELDEVIGVVRAKELLVALDHGIDVATFASATPPIIVPDTLEPLNLLGVLRRARGSFVVVTNEFGVVQGLITPLDVLEAIAGEFPDEDETPDIIADGEGWRVKGGTDLHSLQQLLDTQVLVTADRDHASLAGLLIAQKGQLPQVGEIIELPPLTFQILEATEYRIDLVRVTRQRQDNEEEEEG; translated from the coding sequence ATGGAATTTATTTTAGACCCCTCGATCTGGGCCGGTCTGCTGACGCTTATCGTTCTTGAAATCGTGCTGGGGATTGATAACCTGGTTTTTATTGCCATTCTTGCCGATAAGCTTCCACCAAAGCAGCGCGATAAAGCCAGACTCATTGGCCTTTCTCTGGCGCTGGTGATGCGTCTGGGGCTGCTGTCTTTGATCTCCTGGATGGTGACGCTCACGCGGCCGCTGTTCAGCGTGGGCGAATTCAGCTTTTCCGGCCGCGACCTGATCCTGCTGGTGGGGGGGCTGTTTCTGCTGTTCAAAGCCACCATGGAGCTGCACGAACGGCTGGAAAACCGCGATCACAACGGCGAGGGCAACAAGGGCTATGCCAGCTTCTGGGCGGTCGTTATTCAGATTGTGGTGCTGGATGCGGTATTTTCACTCGATGCCGTGATTACCGCCGTGGGCATGGTGAACAACCTGGCGATAATGATGACTGCCGTGGTCATTGCGATGGGCATTATGCTGCTGGCCTCGAAGCCGCTGACCCGATTCGTCAATGCGCATCCGACCGTTGTCGTACTCTGTCTGAGCTTCCTGCTGATGATTGGCCTGAGTCTGGTTGCCGAAGGTTTTGGCTTCCATATTCCTAAGGGATACCTGTATGCCGCCATCGGCTTCTCAATCCTGATTGAGCTGTTTAATCAGATTGCACGGGTGAACTTTATGCGCCATCAGGCCAGAAGGCCGATGCGCGAGCGAACCGCCGAAGCGATTGTCCGTCTGATGGGGGGCCGCCGTGGCCCGGCGACCGGCAGCAGTGAACAGAGTGAGATGAATGACAGGCCGCGCGAAACCTTCAAGGATGAGGAACGCTATATGATCAATGGCGTGCTGACGCTGGCCTCGCGCTCGGTGCGCAGTATTATGACGCCGCGCGGTGAAATCTCCTGGGTCAATGCAGAGCGTCCGGCTGATGAGGTTCGCCTCCAGCTGCTGGATACGCCTCACAGCCTGTTCCCGGTGTGTCGTGGCGAGCTGGATGAAGTTATTGGGGTGGTGCGGGCGAAAGAGCTGCTGGTTGCGCTGGACCACGGCATCGATGTGGCAACCTTTGCCTCTGCCACTCCGCCGATAATTGTACCCGATACGCTGGAACCGCTTAACCTGCTTGGCGTGCTGCGTCGTGCCAGAGGAAGCTTTGTGGTGGTCACCAATGAGTTTGGCGTAGTGCAGGGGCTGATTACCCCGCTGGACGTGCTGGAAGCGATTGCCGGTGAGTTCCCGGATGAAGATGAAACCCCGGATATCATCGCCGACGGCGAAGGATGGCGGGTTAAGGGCGGCACCGACCTGCACTCGCTACAGCAGTTGCTGGACACGCAGGTGCTGGTCACGGCGGACAGGGACCATGCTTCGCTGGCCGGGCTGCTGATCGCCCAGAAGGGGCAGCTGCCCCAGGTGGGTGAGATCATTGAGCTGCCGCCGCTAACGTTCCAGATCCTCGAAGCGACCGAATACCGTATTGACCTGGTTCGCGTCACGCGCCAGCGCCAGGATAATGAGGAAGAAGAAGAAGGTTAA
- the pabB gene encoding aminodeoxychorismate synthase component 1 — MPVVYHSLKYTPEALLNLFNCVAQQPWSMLLHSGFADHHDNRFDIMVSDPRITLTTRGEVTTIESDDASEQSKDDPLTLLDRVMAQTGLSAPSHPDLPFQGGALGLFGYDLGRRFESLPQQAEQDLTTPDMASGLYDWALIADHHLKALTLVVQGDADKRLAWLNALTPPGIDPFRLTDRWQSNMTREAYGEKFRRVQQWIQAGDCYQVNLAQRFSARYTGDEWQAFRELTRENRAPFSAFIRLPESAIISLSPERFLKIVGREIETRPIKGTLPRLSDPVADRLQAEKLAASAKDRAENLMIVDLLRNDIGRVAVPGSVRVPELFVVEPFPAVHHLVSTVTAELKAPLTPCDLLRACFPGGSITGAPKVRAMEIIDELEPHRRNAWCGTIGYISFCGRMDTSITIRTLTAEQGQIHCTAGGGIVADSEEQAEYQETFDKVSRILPCLDTANV; from the coding sequence ATGCCAGTTGTTTATCATTCTTTGAAGTATACGCCTGAAGCGCTTTTGAATCTGTTTAACTGTGTAGCCCAGCAGCCCTGGTCGATGCTGCTACACTCCGGCTTTGCCGATCACCATGATAATCGCTTTGATATTATGGTGTCCGATCCGCGTATTACCCTGACGACGCGTGGCGAAGTGACCACCATTGAGAGCGATGATGCGTCAGAGCAGAGTAAAGACGATCCCTTGACGCTGCTGGACCGGGTCATGGCGCAAACCGGCCTGAGTGCGCCTTCGCATCCTGACCTGCCCTTTCAGGGCGGCGCGCTCGGACTGTTTGGCTACGATCTTGGCCGCAGATTTGAATCGCTCCCCCAGCAGGCAGAGCAGGACTTAACCACGCCCGATATGGCATCAGGCCTCTATGACTGGGCGCTGATTGCGGATCATCATCTCAAGGCACTGACGCTGGTGGTTCAGGGCGATGCTGATAAGCGCCTGGCGTGGCTTAACGCCCTGACGCCGCCCGGCATCGATCCGTTCCGGTTAACCGACCGCTGGCAGTCAAATATGACGCGCGAAGCCTACGGTGAAAAGTTCCGCCGCGTACAGCAGTGGATCCAGGCTGGAGACTGCTATCAGGTTAATCTCGCCCAGCGTTTTAGCGCCCGCTACACGGGTGACGAGTGGCAGGCGTTCAGGGAGCTAACCCGGGAAAATCGCGCGCCCTTCAGCGCATTTATCCGCCTGCCTGAAAGCGCGATTATCAGTCTCTCTCCTGAACGCTTTCTTAAAATCGTCGGCCGTGAGATCGAAACCCGTCCTATTAAAGGCACGCTTCCTCGCCTGAGCGATCCCGTCGCCGATCGCCTGCAGGCAGAAAAGCTGGCGGCATCGGCAAAAGACCGGGCGGAAAACCTGATGATTGTCGATTTGCTGCGTAACGACATCGGCCGCGTAGCCGTTCCGGGTAGCGTACGCGTTCCCGAGCTGTTTGTGGTTGAGCCATTCCCGGCGGTGCACCACCTGGTCAGTACGGTTACCGCGGAGCTGAAGGCGCCGCTAACGCCCTGCGACCTGCTGCGCGCCTGCTTTCCCGGCGGTTCCATCACCGGCGCGCCAAAAGTCCGTGCGATGGAGATTATTGATGAGCTGGAACCGCACCGTCGCAATGCCTGGTGCGGCACTATTGGCTATATCAGCTTCTGCGGCAGAATGGATACCAGCATAACCATCCGCACGCTGACTGCTGAGCAGGGGCAGATTCACTGTACCGCCGGTGGCGGTATCGTCGCCGACAGCGAAGAGCAGGCGGAGTATCAGGAAACCTTTGATAAGGTCAGCCGGATCCTGCCCTGCCTGGACACCGCCAATGTCTGA
- a CDS encoding EAL domain-containing protein: MQMSQEVFGQFRRKRLFIAIIVAALVLILTLAFRFMEEKNRIEQQSHIFANNAIQRFDRLFSPLDVAANNTLGLVGLSCEQVRFPLIEKLASLQTVRTIILVNNDTLYCSSLSGAGDLSFSNNYPELAVNNQRMMLSSDQQLLKGSPVLLFWTPQDTDNHSGILQVINIEMMSNYLLEPTLPWVERAIFNVGDKSLEYGNPMVEKALPSEDEVTWQEASLRYPFSITLFGPAPTRLALMTMPSQLPLALLLSLLMGYIVWLATANRMSLSWQISYGINAREFMVYCQPLINSRSGDCDGIELLLRWHTPRQGWIPPDVFIPLAERQDLIAPLTRFVLSEVVRHLPLLPSCPRFHIAINVAASHFHQHQIIDDLQRLWWPANPVPQLIVELTERDSLPEVDQRVVAYLHTLGVKLAIDDFGTGHSSLSYLKTLSPDVLKIDKVFTAAIGTDAINATVTDMVISLAQRLNISLVAEGVETEEQATYLRDKGVDVLQGYFYARPMPLGDFPDWLSSHKSLLFA, from the coding sequence ATGCAAATGTCCCAGGAAGTATTCGGACAGTTTCGGCGCAAGCGATTATTTATCGCCATTATTGTCGCCGCGTTAGTGCTCATCCTTACGTTAGCCTTCCGCTTTATGGAAGAGAAAAATCGCATTGAACAGCAGTCCCATATTTTCGCCAATAACGCCATTCAGCGCTTCGACCGTTTGTTTTCCCCCCTTGACGTTGCGGCCAATAATACGCTGGGGCTGGTAGGGCTCTCCTGCGAGCAGGTGCGTTTTCCGCTGATTGAAAAGCTGGCGTCATTGCAGACCGTGCGAACCATTATTCTGGTAAATAACGACACCCTGTACTGTTCCAGCCTGTCCGGTGCCGGTGATCTCAGTTTCAGTAACAACTACCCTGAACTGGCAGTGAATAACCAGCGCATGATGCTCAGTTCGGACCAGCAGCTCCTTAAGGGCTCGCCTGTTCTGCTGTTCTGGACGCCGCAGGATACCGATAATCACTCCGGTATTTTGCAGGTCATTAATATCGAAATGATGAGTAACTATCTGCTGGAACCGACCCTGCCATGGGTTGAGCGCGCCATTTTCAACGTGGGTGATAAAAGCCTGGAATACGGTAATCCGATGGTGGAAAAGGCTCTGCCCTCAGAAGATGAAGTCACCTGGCAGGAGGCTTCACTGCGTTATCCTTTCTCTATCACATTGTTTGGTCCGGCCCCGACCCGGCTGGCGCTGATGACCATGCCCTCGCAGCTGCCGTTAGCGCTATTGTTGAGCCTGCTGATGGGCTATATCGTCTGGCTGGCAACCGCCAATCGCATGAGTCTCTCCTGGCAAATCAGCTATGGCATTAATGCCCGCGAATTTATGGTCTACTGCCAGCCGCTGATTAATTCACGCAGCGGCGACTGCGACGGTATCGAACTGCTGCTGCGCTGGCATACCCCGCGACAGGGCTGGATACCGCCGGATGTCTTTATCCCCCTGGCCGAGCGCCAGGATCTGATTGCGCCGCTCACGCGTTTTGTTTTAAGCGAAGTCGTGCGCCATCTGCCTCTGCTGCCCAGCTGCCCAAGGTTTCATATTGCGATTAACGTCGCGGCCAGCCATTTCCATCAGCACCAGATTATCGACGATCTCCAGCGCCTGTGGTGGCCGGCAAATCCGGTTCCTCAGCTGATTGTCGAGCTTACCGAACGCGACTCGCTGCCGGAGGTCGATCAGCGCGTGGTGGCTTATCTGCACACTTTAGGGGTAAAGCTGGCCATTGATGATTTTGGTACGGGCCACAGTTCCCTCTCGTACCTCAAAACGCTCAGCCCGGACGTGCTGAAAATTGATAAGGTCTTTACGGCGGCCATCGGGACAGATGCCATTAATGCTACGGTAACGGATATGGTGATTTCCCTGGCCCAGCGTCTGAATATCAGCCTGGTGGCGGAAGGCGTGGAAACGGAAGAGCAGGCTACCTACCTGCGGGATAAAGGCGTGGATGTATTACAGGGTTACTTCTATGCGCGGCCCATGCCGCTGGGGGATTTTCCAGACTGGCTGAGTAGCCATAAAAGCCTGCTGTTTGCCTGA
- a CDS encoding CoA pyrophosphatase: MSDGPLTLEQFISRFVLQPPQPDAGPLPLRRAAVLVPIIARPRPSLLLTRRAATLRKHAGQVAFPGGMVDEADSSLIFTALREAYEEVAIPPAAVRVVGVLPAVTSSTGFQVTPVVGILPDTLKWCPNEDEVESVFEMPLQEALRLGRYTPLDIHRRGVQHRVWLSWFDEYFIWGMTAGILRQLSLQVSAERPLTASPTENLPGVRLPLF; this comes from the coding sequence ATGTCTGACGGTCCACTGACGCTTGAGCAGTTTATCAGCCGCTTTGTGCTGCAACCCCCGCAGCCTGATGCGGGCCCGCTGCCACTGCGCCGGGCGGCGGTGCTGGTGCCGATTATTGCGCGTCCCCGCCCCTCGTTACTCCTGACGCGGCGGGCCGCGACATTGCGTAAACATGCGGGTCAGGTAGCCTTTCCCGGCGGCATGGTGGATGAGGCGGATAGCTCCCTTATTTTTACCGCGCTGCGTGAAGCATACGAAGAAGTGGCGATCCCCCCCGCTGCCGTGCGGGTAGTGGGCGTTCTCCCCGCCGTGACCAGCAGTACGGGCTTTCAGGTCACGCCGGTGGTGGGGATCCTGCCCGATACGCTAAAGTGGTGTCCGAATGAGGATGAGGTTGAATCGGTATTTGAAATGCCGCTACAGGAGGCCCTGCGTTTAGGGCGCTATACGCCGCTGGATATCCATCGTCGGGGTGTGCAGCACCGCGTATGGCTCTCCTGGTTTGATGAGTATTTTATCTGGGGAATGACCGCAGGGATTTTACGCCAGCTCAGCCTGCAGGTATCGGCAGAGCGGCCACTCACGGCTTCACCGACAGAAAACCTGCCTGGCGTACGACTGCCACTATTTTAA
- the sdaA gene encoding L-serine ammonia-lyase: MISVFDMFKIGIGPSSSHTVGPMKAGKQFVDDLVSSGRLNDVTRIAVDVYGSLSLTGKGHHTDIAIVMGLSGAAPDSVDIDAIPGFIRDVEQRQRLLLANGAHEVDFPREGGMVFRSDTLSLHENGMRIHAFAGDTVIYSKTYYSVGGGFIVDEEHFGQTTLEEVEVPYPFNSATEMLDHCHQTGLSLSGMIMKNELALHDKQEIEKYFSDIWQSMRDCIDRGLNTEGVLPGPLRVPRRASALRRLLVSSDKLSSDPMNVIDWVNMFALAVNEENAAGGRVVTAPTNGACGIVPAVLAYYDHFIESVSPDIFIRYFLACGAVGILYKMNASISGAEVGCQGEVGVACSMAAAGLAELLGASPEQVCVAAEIGMEHNLGLTCDPVAGQVQVPCIERNAIASVKAINAARMAMRRTSAARVSLDKVIETMYETGKDMNAKYRETSRGGLAIKVQCD, from the coding sequence GTGATTAGCGTTTTCGATATGTTTAAAATCGGCATTGGCCCTTCCAGTTCGCACACCGTCGGTCCAATGAAAGCCGGGAAACAGTTTGTCGACGATCTGGTGAGCAGCGGCAGGCTGAATGACGTGACCCGTATTGCCGTTGACGTTTACGGCTCGCTCTCCCTGACCGGCAAAGGCCATCATACCGATATTGCCATCGTAATGGGCCTGTCGGGCGCCGCTCCGGATAGCGTAGATATTGATGCCATTCCCGGCTTTATTCGCGATGTCGAACAGCGGCAGCGCCTGCTGCTGGCGAACGGCGCGCATGAGGTAGATTTCCCGCGCGAGGGTGGGATGGTTTTCCGCAGCGACACCCTCTCTCTGCATGAGAATGGCATGCGCATTCACGCCTTCGCGGGCGATACGGTGATTTACAGCAAGACCTATTATTCCGTCGGCGGCGGATTTATTGTCGATGAAGAGCATTTCGGCCAGACCACGCTGGAAGAGGTCGAGGTCCCCTATCCGTTCAACTCGGCAACGGAGATGCTGGACCACTGTCATCAGACGGGCCTGTCGCTCTCCGGGATGATCATGAAAAATGAGCTGGCGCTGCATGATAAGCAGGAGATTGAGAAGTACTTCTCTGATATCTGGCAGAGTATGCGCGACTGTATCGATCGCGGGTTGAATACCGAGGGCGTACTGCCCGGCCCACTGCGCGTTCCCCGTCGCGCCTCCGCGCTTCGCCGCCTGCTGGTTTCCTCTGATAAGCTCTCCAGCGATCCGATGAACGTCATCGACTGGGTCAATATGTTTGCCCTGGCGGTAAACGAAGAGAACGCAGCCGGTGGACGGGTGGTTACCGCCCCCACCAACGGCGCCTGCGGCATCGTTCCCGCCGTTCTGGCCTATTACGACCACTTTATCGAGTCGGTCAGCCCGGACATTTTTATCCGCTATTTTCTGGCCTGCGGTGCGGTGGGCATTCTCTATAAAATGAATGCCTCAATTTCCGGCGCAGAGGTGGGGTGTCAGGGCGAAGTCGGCGTTGCCTGCTCCATGGCGGCGGCCGGGCTGGCCGAACTGCTGGGTGCCAGCCCGGAGCAGGTATGCGTAGCGGCGGAGATCGGCATGGAACACAATCTGGGGCTCACCTGCGACCCGGTCGCCGGTCAGGTACAGGTGCCCTGCATTGAGCGCAATGCTATCGCCTCGGTTAAGGCCATCAATGCTGCCCGAATGGCAATGCGACGCACCAGCGCAGCCCGGGTTTCTCTCGATAAGGTCATTGAAACCATGTACGAAACCGGAAAAGACATGAACGCCAAGTACCGGGAAACCTCACGTGGCGGCCTGGCCATTAAGGTTCAGTGCGACTAG
- the tsaB gene encoding tRNA (adenosine(37)-N6)-threonylcarbamoyltransferase complex dimerization subunit type 1 TsaB, protein MSTRILAIDTATEACSVALLHDQKVTAQFELCAREHTQRILPMVQAILQQGNTALTELDALAFGQGPGSFTGVRIGIGIAQGLALGAELPMIGVSTLKTMAEGAWRRQGATRVLAAIDARMGEVYWAEYQRDEQGIWQGDDSEAVLNPEAAQERMSRLTGCWALVGTGWKAWPQLAESAHLDLQMTGVELPQAEDMLPLAALALKQGRTVAVELAEPTYLRNEVAWKKLPGRE, encoded by the coding sequence ATGTCCACGCGAATTTTAGCCATTGATACGGCCACGGAGGCCTGCTCCGTGGCGCTGCTTCACGACCAGAAGGTCACCGCCCAGTTTGAGCTTTGCGCCCGCGAACACACCCAGCGCATACTGCCGATGGTGCAGGCGATCCTCCAGCAGGGCAATACGGCGCTGACCGAACTGGATGCACTGGCATTTGGTCAGGGGCCGGGCAGCTTCACCGGCGTGCGCATCGGCATCGGCATCGCCCAGGGGCTGGCACTGGGCGCGGAACTGCCGATGATTGGCGTGTCGACGCTGAAAACCATGGCGGAAGGCGCATGGCGCCGCCAGGGTGCCACCCGCGTTCTGGCAGCGATTGATGCCAGAATGGGCGAGGTCTACTGGGCAGAATATCAGCGGGACGAGCAGGGTATCTGGCAGGGAGACGACAGCGAAGCGGTGCTAAACCCCGAGGCGGCGCAGGAGAGAATGTCCCGGCTCACCGGGTGCTGGGCGCTGGTGGGGACAGGCTGGAAGGCCTGGCCGCAGCTGGCAGAAAGTGCTCACCTTGATTTACAGATGACCGGGGTCGAGCTTCCGCAGGCGGAGGATATGCTGCCCCTGGCCGCGCTGGCGCTTAAGCAGGGCAGGACCGTGGCGGTTGAGCTGGCGGAACCCACCTACCTGCGTAATGAAGTCGCATGGAAAAAGTTGCCGGGGCGTGAGTGA
- a CDS encoding RidA family protein, translating into MSIERLDPEHRMSEAVIHNDTIYYTSVPENLDEDAHAQTANALAVIDRVLARVGSDKSRILDATIFLVEKEDFAAMNRAWDAWVSPGNAPVRCTVQANLMNPKYRVEIKIIAAK; encoded by the coding sequence ATGAGCATTGAACGTCTGGATCCAGAACACCGCATGTCGGAAGCGGTTATCCATAACGATACTATCTACTACACCAGCGTACCGGAGAACCTTGATGAGGATGCGCACGCGCAAACGGCCAACGCGCTGGCGGTAATTGACCGGGTACTGGCCCGCGTAGGGTCGGATAAGAGCCGCATTCTGGATGCGACTATTTTTCTGGTGGAAAAAGAAGATTTCGCCGCGATGAATCGCGCATGGGATGCCTGGGTTTCACCGGGGAATGCGCCGGTTCGCTGCACCGTTCAGGCCAACCTGATGAACCCCAAATATCGGGTCGAGATAAAAATCATCGCCGCAAAATAA
- a CDS encoding YoaH family protein, whose amino-acid sequence MITGLPALSYDQQQQAVERIQQLMSEGMSSGQAIQLVAAEIRENHTGDMITARFDDEEDDDDENEDQRNQDNDDYGDDDEEEYEE is encoded by the coding sequence ATGATTACGGGATTACCAGCGCTTTCGTACGACCAGCAGCAGCAGGCGGTAGAGCGCATTCAGCAACTGATGTCAGAGGGTATGAGCAGCGGGCAGGCGATACAGCTGGTAGCGGCTGAGATCCGTGAAAATCATACGGGCGATATGATAACGGCCCGCTTTGATGACGAAGAGGATGACGACGACGAAAACGAGGATCAACGCAATCAGGATAATGACGATTACGGGGATGACGATGAAGAGGAGTATGAGGAGTAA
- a CDS encoding ATP-dependent DNA helicase, with protein sequence MADDFAADGALALAIPGFKPREPQRQMAEAVAQAIENKRELVVEAGTGTGKTFAYLAPALRSGKKVIISTGSKALQDQLYSRDLPTVARALKYKGSLALLKGRSNYLCLERLEQQSMAGGELVAQAMSDLVHLRGWSSETLDGDISTCGGVAEDSTVWPLVTSTNDNCLGSDCPLYQECFVVKARRKAMDADIVVVNHHLFLADMVVKESGFAELIPDADVMIFDEAHQVPDIASQYFGQQLSSKQLLDLAKDISIAYRTEVRDAQQLQKSADRLAQCAQDFRLALGDPGFRGNLRDLLSDANIQRALTLLDDALELCYDVAKMSLGRSALLDAAFERAALYRGRLKRLKDVSQPGFSYWYECNSRHFVLALTPLSVSDRFREVMDERPATWIFTSATLAVNEQMTHFVERLGVSQAETLILTSPFDFASQALLCVPRNLPSPNQPDSASRMARMLLPLIEANNGRCFFLCTSHKMMRDLAAQFRSLLTLPVLLQGETSKGQLLKQFIAAGNALLVATSSFWEGVDVRGDVLSLVIIDKLPFTSPDDPLLKARMEDCKLRGGEPFDDVQLPDAVITLKQGVGRLIRDVDDRGVLVICDNRLVMRPYGAVFLNSLPPTPRTRDIQQAVAFLKPDA encoded by the coding sequence GTGGCAGACGATTTTGCAGCAGACGGCGCGCTGGCGCTGGCTATTCCGGGTTTTAAACCGCGTGAACCGCAGCGCCAGATGGCAGAAGCGGTGGCTCAGGCTATCGAAAATAAGCGCGAGCTGGTGGTTGAAGCGGGAACCGGCACGGGTAAAACGTTTGCCTACCTGGCACCGGCGCTCCGCTCCGGCAAAAAGGTGATTATCTCAACCGGCTCAAAGGCGCTGCAGGATCAGCTCTACAGTCGCGATCTTCCCACCGTTGCACGGGCGCTTAAGTATAAAGGCTCCCTCGCGCTGCTTAAGGGGCGCTCAAACTATCTCTGCCTGGAGCGCCTTGAACAGCAGTCGATGGCTGGCGGTGAGCTGGTGGCGCAGGCGATGAGCGACCTGGTCCACCTGCGCGGCTGGTCGTCAGAAACCCTGGACGGTGATATCAGCACCTGCGGCGGCGTGGCCGAGGACAGCACGGTATGGCCGCTGGTGACCAGCACCAATGATAACTGCCTGGGCAGCGACTGCCCGCTGTATCAGGAGTGCTTTGTGGTGAAGGCGCGCCGCAAAGCGATGGATGCGGATATCGTGGTGGTAAACCATCATCTCTTCCTCGCTGACATGGTGGTGAAAGAGAGCGGATTCGCCGAGCTTATTCCCGATGCTGACGTCATGATCTTCGACGAAGCGCATCAGGTGCCGGATATCGCCAGCCAGTATTTTGGGCAGCAGCTCTCAAGCAAGCAGCTGCTCGACCTGGCTAAAGACATCAGCATTGCTTACCGCACCGAGGTCCGTGATGCGCAGCAGCTGCAAAAATCGGCGGACCGTCTGGCGCAGTGTGCACAGGATTTCCGTCTGGCGCTTGGCGATCCGGGCTTTCGCGGCAACCTGCGCGATCTCCTCAGCGATGCCAATATCCAGCGCGCCCTGACGCTGCTCGATGATGCGCTCGAACTCTGCTATGACGTGGCGAAAATGTCGCTTGGCCGTTCGGCGCTGCTGGATGCGGCTTTCGAGCGTGCGGCACTCTATCGCGGCCGTCTTAAGCGGCTGAAAGATGTCTCACAGCCCGGCTTTAGCTACTGGTATGAGTGTAACTCCCGTCACTTTGTGCTGGCGCTGACGCCGCTTTCCGTCTCCGATCGCTTTCGCGAAGTGATGGACGAGCGCCCGGCGACCTGGATATTTACCTCGGCGACGCTGGCGGTAAATGAGCAGATGACCCACTTCGTGGAGAGGCTGGGCGTCAGCCAGGCCGAGACGTTGATCCTCACCAGCCCGTTTGATTTCGCCAGTCAGGCACTGCTCTGCGTGCCGAGAAATCTGCCGTCACCTAACCAGCCTGACAGCGCCAGCCGAATGGCGCGTATGCTGCTGCCGCTGATTGAAGCCAATAACGGACGCTGCTTTTTTCTCTGTACTTCCCATAAAATGATGCGCGATTTGGCGGCGCAGTTCCGATCGCTGCTGACCCTGCCGGTTCTGTTACAGGGGGAAACCAGCAAAGGGCAACTGCTGAAACAGTTTATCGCGGCGGGGAACGCGCTGCTGGTGGCCACCAGTAGCTTCTGGGAGGGCGTCGACGTGCGCGGGGATGTGCTGTCGCTGGTGATCATTGATAAACTGCCGTTTACCTCGCCCGACGATCCGCTACTTAAGGCGAGAATGGAAGATTGTAAACTGCGGGGCGGCGAACCCTTTGATGACGTCCAGCTGCCGGACGCAGTGATCACTCTCAAGCAGGGCGTGGGCCGCCTGATCCGTGACGTTGACGATCGCGGAGTACTGGTTATCTGTGATAACCGGCTGGTTATGCGCCCCTATGGTGCGGTGTTCCTTAACAGCCTGCCGCCGACGCCGCGCACGCGTGATATTCAGCAGGCAGTGGCCTTTCTTAAGCCGGACGCTTAG
- a CDS encoding Slp family lipoprotein, translating to MRKRFLVQTGSILLVSMLLFGCVSIPDSVKGTSATPQQDLTRVMSAPQLFVGQESRFGGRVVKVINQNGSTRLEIAAMRLDDTARPILGSASVGRIYADISGFVDPVDFNNQMVTVVGPIKGTEKGVIGQAAYNFVVVSVTGYQRWHLTQQVVSPPQPLDPWIWYGPPRGRHSGGYWGPPPFGYFNQGPAQVQTILTE from the coding sequence ATGCGTAAACGATTTTTGGTACAGACGGGCAGTATATTACTTGTCAGTATGCTGCTTTTCGGCTGCGTAAGCATACCGGACTCAGTAAAAGGCACGTCGGCTACGCCCCAGCAGGATTTAACGCGCGTGATGAGTGCGCCTCAGCTGTTTGTCGGTCAGGAGTCACGCTTTGGCGGCCGGGTGGTGAAGGTGATAAACCAAAACGGCAGCACCCGGCTGGAAATTGCCGCTATGCGGCTGGATGATACCGCCCGGCCGATATTAGGCAGTGCCTCTGTTGGGCGTATTTATGCGGACATCAGCGGCTTTGTCGATCCGGTTGATTTTAATAATCAAATGGTCACCGTTGTCGGTCCGATTAAGGGCACCGAAAAGGGTGTGATTGGGCAGGCTGCCTATAACTTCGTGGTGGTGAGCGTGACCGGCTACCAGCGCTGGCACCTGACGCAGCAGGTGGTCTCGCCGCCGCAGCCGCTTGATCCGTGGATCTGGTATGGCCCGCCACGTGGACGTCACTCCGGTGGCTACTGGGGACCGCCGCCGTTCGGCTACTTTAATCAGGGCCCGGCGCAGGTACAGACCATCCTGACTGAGTAG